Sequence from the Cucurbita pepo subsp. pepo cultivar mu-cu-16 chromosome LG02, ASM280686v2, whole genome shotgun sequence genome:
TTTGCCAAAAGCTCGATTAAGTAGCTGCACCAAAATAGAAAGTCGGAACAGTAAACAACACAGAAAAgggcaaaagaagaagaagaagtaaaATAAGCAAAACGATGGAGGAATGGAAGGGAAAAAACCTGTATGTAACTTCAGGAATAGCTCCGATGAAAGCGCCGCCGAGGAACTTGATGATAGCGCGAGGTAGCTTACCTTTTGGCGGCGGTACCACCAAACAAGATTCCAATCGCTTGTAAATCTtgttgatatttgaatttctacTGCTTCCTCTGCCGACATATCCATTCGAGATCATCGTCTTCATAGAAACAAGTGAAGTTCCCGATACCAGTGTAGCAGTTTGACCTGAAAATTCAGTGGAAAGGGGAAaacaatcttcaatttttctctTGAGAGTATATTTGCGTCTGTTATATTTGTTGGATAGGAGAATCCGTCGATATCGGCGGCCAAAGACGGCAGAAGAGGACGACAAAATGGTGGCGCCGGCGGCGGAGGCGACGGATGTTTCCATATTTTGCGTGGGAATGCGATTCCGACGCCAATGGAAGTACAGACCAAAGTTCTGTGGCGATTACAATGCTTAAAAGAACGAAGCCATGTTTATGCTAATGATTCGGCCACGACGCCCGATTCATTTCCTTAAAATTAGAGCGGGATAGAAAATTTCCTGAATTGAACCGCACAAATTTATTTGGCCCCAAAGGCAGttggatattttattatttttaatttaaaattattgtagtttttaaatatttgaataaaaatatttacttaaaaagaatataaatccTTTTGCGAGTTTTAACTCCAATTTTATGGTTGGTAAGCAATGTGTTTACTCACTAAATTGTGCTTACGTCACTAATATAAACAtaaatcataatatatttaatcaaaattatccatttaaagatataaaattaattcattttggaGATTATTTCTAATAAAGTAAATTATGATAATGTTTTTACCCATAAGAGTTTCGAAATACGAATTTGATACTAACATTTCTAACATGCTCAGATTAACAATATTACATAGCAAGTCAATCAAACTCGCTCATGTCTCATGTATAAAGCACAAACCCCAATATCTATATACCTTTTCTATTAGATATTATTCTCATAAACTCGAATTTTAATTGTAACAATCTAagttcaccactagcagatattgttcgctttgactcgttacgtattggcGTCAATCTCACAAGTTTAAAATGCATccggtttccacacccttataaggtttgttgtccTCTCCAaacaatatgagatctcacaattcacctcacTTTCACCGGGGTCAATGTCCTCACTGGTacactgcccagtgtctagctctgatactggTCTAGtttggtccgttacatattgtcatcaaccttacagttttaaaacgcgtctactaaagagaggtttccacacccttataagaaatatttctatttcattctcctccccaatcaatgtgggatctcacattagtaCTCTGACCAAACCTTTAACAAAGGCGGGTAGTAGTTTGCATCGGTGCGAGACGCACAACAGAGCCCTATCATCTAATCAACAGAACCATATATAGTGTAACATCCTAGTGACAGATGCAGAGGTGATAAGCTATTATATGTGGTTTCAACTATAGAAGACTAGCTAAAAATTGAAGCTCCAATATCGTCTCAAAGAAATCACATATGAAATAGCCTTATTAGACGTCACTTAGTAATTGACTACCTGATAGTAAGAAAATGCAATGGCATTCAAATATACATATACTCGCCGCCACGAACAGCATTTGCAGctccctttctctcttcttctgcCTCCTTCTCTCGCTCCTTCCAGCTCTCATATTTATGGTCGTCGGTGGGCAATTCGTGTCGACAGATCGGGCAAGAGTTATGTTCATCCTATAATCAATTAGCACAGGGAGAGCTTAAACTAAGAAAGAATGGGCTTTAAGCATATAGAGAGATCAATAAGTTAGCATATTACCAGCCATGGCTTCAAACAAGGTGGGTGGAATGTGTGCTTGCAAGGCAATTCCTGCATCTTGTCATCAACAGCCAAGTTTTCCCTGCAAATGGCACATTGTACATCTCTTCCTAGCTTGGCAAGAACTTCCTCTGTTATAGTAATTACAGGAAGTTTCTCGACGACTTCTTTACTTGCAGGAGGAACTTTCGGAGGTCCGCTAACCGTTTCCAAATCCATGAACTAAATAGACAGAACAAATATGTTATAATGCAGGTACTCAAATGGTTTAAGCATTTGAAACAACAGCATTAGCAACAAGCACCACCAGAATCCCACAAGCCAAGACACGACAAATCGAACTATCCAATCTATATGGATATCCACAAAGTGTGCAACATCTTATGGAAATGGTAACAAcaattaggggtgtacattcgacccgacaacccaaacccaaacttttgggttggtccaaaaaaaatccctcaacccaacccaactcggaCCGTACACCCCTAACAGGAATCAACTCATACACATTTGAACCAAGATACTGATCCAATGCAcatccttcattttctctcaattACGAAAACAATAAACTTGCTATGAGTACGATATGATAAAGTAGCGTAGTAATCACCATCGAATCTAGAAGTCACCATTGAAtcttttctttacattttaaaCTCTCCCTTCTTCACATACATGAGTGTggatattaatttgatttataaaacCCAACACATGAATTATTCCTAGCAATTGGGGAAGAAAAGGCATTGTTGAGGTTTAAGTCAATATTTCATACTATAATATCACTgctaaacaaaaagaaagaaacttaaGCTTCTTTCTGTATGTAGTTCTTGGACTACCTTTTTTGTTAGGCTTGTTTTTTAGAATGGTTTCGTTTTCCCTTCATTTTACTCGATGAAAGGTCAGTTGCTTACTTGAAAAAAGGCCCCAAGGAACGAAATCATGAGAGACTTGAAATAAACATTACCCCATCTACAGCGTTCTCTAGATTTTCAATAACCGCTTGAAGGAAATCAGTAGTATTCTCggaattgttgttgttgtcaACCGGAGCTTGAGAAGATTCAGCGTTAAATAGCGTAGCTGCAGCGGCTGTCAAGAGGTTCGATTGCACCAGCCACTGGGGCTGGGGTGGCTCCGGATCAACAGTGAGATGGCCCTCGAAAAGATAGCCTGAATCATCATAAGAACATTTCAATTCTTACATTTGAACAAATAGCCAAccaatttaacaaaaaaaatgtgtcTAAACCAGTACCTCCATTTGAAGTACGTTGTGACGGTGAAGATGGATTGTCAATTTGGTGCAGAATTTCCTTGGCGTGAGCTATGTTAGCCTGTAATTGTTGTTTCTCAGAAGGATCAGAGACCAGACTCAAAGAAACCTCAAAAAGCTTGAGACCAGAACACCAAAACCCTGGGGCCGTATATCTTGTCTTCAATACTGTAGCAACTCGGCAAATTACGGAATAGAACTGTCATCAAACATTAACATATCAACAATTCAACTCCAcagaaaaaattaagaatcaaACGAAATGATAAATCACCGTACTAGTAGAAACCAACAAGATTTCACGAAAATTACAAATTCcacaagaaaaataacaatacGAGACAATTTCACACGAAATGGAACATTGGAATGAACGAGAGATCAAGAACTATCGAAagacaacaaaatttaataaaaagaggGGAAAGATGAAGGACCGATTTGCGTAAAGAAGGAGAAGCAGTAGGGTAGCAATCTTGAAGAAGAGATATAGTGGTGGAAACTGCTTCCTCGAATCTCTGTTTCTTCCTCAAGTCTTTTTGCAGTTCCTCCAATCTTGATATCAATGAATCCTCCgattccatttcttcttcctcgtctGATAACAAATTTTCTCCTCTTTGCGAATTTATAACTCGAAATCTCTATGAATCGGAGAATTTCTTGACGAAGGGGCAATCAAAAGCACGAATCCGACCTGGCCGACGCTACAATGTTGACGATCTGCAACCGCCAGATCCCACACGTGGATGTATCCGTAGCGATGAATATATTCAATTATCCTTTGTtatgatattaaaagaatttagggtttcagttttctttctttcttttttaatatatatatatattactttatGAGCTCGAgatcatttcaattttaagatttatcaaatttaatttaaacttcaaTATGTAAAGCAAGTTTTTCCCTAAATTTGCTATATTTTTGTAATCTACAAAATTGACATATTTAGGCCCgatgtttcaaaaatagttCTAAATTGTTTTCGGAGTATGTTATTGGTTGgccaacaaaaatatattaaaattgattttgatatctCGAGAATTTAGGTTACTTTATGTGCATTGACGgtaagtccaaagagaacaatatctgttagtgggtttgggttgttacacacagttttgatagcatataaacCGAATATGAAGAATTGACATTTTCGCTCTAGTAGGTGTAGACGTGGCCGTACACACCTGTACTAACACAACATTAATAGTAAGAACTTAACTATatatgaaagcaagtaaaatgAGTTTTGAACGAACATGCAACCATGGACAATACGTCTTGAACAAGCATGACTAAGACATCTGCACACGGCTATAGGCAGcacgtcttggacaagcatgatcgtGACAAACGTCACACTAACTCCCAACTTCTCGGACGTTATTTACCCTAATACTCATTTTGATGAACTTAGAACTAATTGTAGGGAAGAAAGGTTGTTGAGAGGTTGTTGACAAAGATAACAATACAGAGATTTCCTGTTCATGTTGCACGCTTTTCAAAGTAAAGGTACAACCTTATGCTGCAATTCAGCTATTGTATTGAATGAAAGTTCACAACTGAGTAACTCAAAAGCAGATTCTCAGCAAAGTTGAGGTAACTTCTCAACTGAACAGGTAATTTTTCACAACAAAAAAGTAAAGCATTATTTACCTTCTCTGTAATAACAGCCTTCATCTactgaaaaatcaaaagaaagttACAGAATTCAACAGTAAAAATGACATACTATTAGGATATTAACCAGCAggttattaaaaaagaatctacagaagcctctctctctctctctctctctccttctatTCTCACCTTCTTGAATTCCATCAACAAAGAATTCAGAAACAAATAGGAAAGCTTACagaacaatttgttttttttttttttcgaaaaaattaataataacgaGTTGGAGTTAATGATGTTATCTTCTTCTCGTGTCATACACGAGCCTCGATCCTAGGCTCGAACGAAAAGGCAGACATGAACTCCACAGCTTCACCGTTCATGTTGCATTTGGGCAATTCGGTCCACTGATTCTTGACGAGATCGCATAGTAGATACGTATAAAGTTCGTTAGAGTTCATGCATATGAGTATCTGATCGCCAGCTCCAACGCAGTTAATGTCGATCTTCTTGCCATACCATTCGTGCGACATTGCAGGAGGCAATGCTGCAATTTGATGCCAAGTTCGAGCATCCTCGTCGTATCTCCAAACTCTAAGGCTTGCAGTTTCAAGAAACTCAGATAACATAACAACTAGCATCTCACCTCGACATTCGACTACGTCGATGGAGTACTCTGAAAAGACAGGCAAGAGCCTGGGGTACTCCACGAAGCATCGCTTGTTGAGATTACAAGCCATGATAGTCCCGGACGAGCTAATGAAGTAGATGAGATCCTCCCCGTTCTTGTTCACGATGACCGACGAGTACTGCTTCGATGGGCTTCTCTGCATGTTTGTAGACACTACATTTCCTGTTCTACTGAGGAAGTACACAACAGTATCATCATTGAAGTTGAACTCGATAGAATCGTCAACTTTTCTACTCAAGGTAACATTGTCGTCCCAACAACCAGTGGTCGAACGGTAGACTTTGAACCGGAGCTTTGGAAGTTGGCCATGGACCAGTATAAGCTTGTAAGAGCCCTTGCAACCGTCACGGTCCGAGCTCATGACAATGGCATGAAGATATTGATTTTTCTGGTCAAGTTCCACAGGAGGAAGTTCACTACATGAGCCTGTTAAAGGATTCGACACAATAAAGTTGCCCGACGAATTGCGAAAACAGATCAAACCACCAGAGGCTGCAACCGGCATCAAGTTATGATGACGACTCTGAAGGACGTGTGGATAGTTAAGTTTCTTCCAACTTTTCTCAGTCGAGTCGAAAACAATCGAGCGATCGAGATGTGGATCGACCATGAAAAACCAGGGATCGCGTGCAGAAACGTCGGAGCACGCATACTTGAAACTCGAAGAAGCTGCAACCGATTTCCATCTTTTGCACACTGAAGAAAGGCGAAAGAATGCCGAGGTCGGTAGCCTCGACAGCACCCGTTCGAGAATGTCTTGATTGAGATCATCCAAAGAGAAGCTGCTCAACAGGTTTCCTTCatcatctctctttctcttccgaGTCATCTCCACGCCCAAATCACCATAAGCATCACCAAGCTCCATTAGCCGAATTATCTAAAGAAACACAAATCTATCAGTTTCAATCAATCACAATAGCCCCAAAATAAGGATCTCAAATCAAATCCGTGAGAAGAAGTAAACCCTTATGAATGGATCGAGCCAAATCTGGAAAGAAACTCatgaacaaaacaacaaaaaaactcGAAAccaaatcactccacaaattAAAGCACCAGAATCCAGAAATACAACAGCAGAAATCTGATTAAATCCACGAATCAAAGAAACCAAGTAAAAATCCCGCCGCCGAGcggatctcaaaccctaagaCCCGATAATCGAACACTCCCAAAAGAATCCACATAACCAAAATTCACAGTCAGCGTAAAAACAAAGCAAATGGAAACAGAATGAGAAGAAATCAACAGAGGGAGAAAGAAGacgaaatgaaaagaagagaaatcagATAATGCACCTGGGCAAGAGGCGGGCGAAGCGATGGGGCGGAAGTTGAGAGGGACTGAGTGAAGTGGAGAGTGTAGGGGGCTTATAAATGGGATTTGGAGGGCTGAAAATGGTGAAAGTAAAAGGGAGGAAGCATAGGAGGGGaggagaaaaatgagaaaagggGAATGGTGAAAgtatggaggaagaagagagggaaGGTTCGAGGGTAGAGGCTTTTGTAGGCGTTGACACTTTGTTAcagagaggaggaagaggggCGGAGGCGAATACACGAGCGGATACAAGAAggaaccaaataaataatataaagaaatgtCAAAAGAATACACAACGGAATACGATTCTTAATTACTTtgtaaatacaaaagaaaataaataaataaagtaaaaggGACGACAGAAGAAGCTGAGTTGACTCTTGTTCATCGCTGTTCTTGGCTTTGGATTCGTttcctatgtttttttttttttaattataatattttttttagtaagaGTGACACTAGGAGTCTCACTGTTAGATTAACACGACTCTCTGCAATGGTTGGAGGTCCCGAACCGTTGTTCACGACTCTCCTCAATGGCCAAAGGTCTCGAACCGAACCGTTGTTGTTGCTCTCTTGGTTGGAGGTCCTGAACGGTTgttcacgactctccacaatggttgGAGGTCCCGAACCGAACCGTTGATGTTACTCTCTtacttgcttatataacgtctctttcaaaaatctctttctgctctcgttttctaaaaccttctcttaaaccgaggccagaggctcgagatGCCATCAAgagtgtgattgtgacacAATGGTTGGAGGTTGGCTCAGCCCAACGGGTAGGGCCCCCGTGGAGTATTCATCTAGTCCGTCCATTCCAAGTAGGTAGTTGGGCTGTTGTTCTTGGGCAAAGGCCCAATGACAGTAGAAATGGAgagaatattatttgattataaatcatcaGTTGGAGGTTGGCTCAACCCATCGAGTAGGGCCCCCGTGGAGTATTCATCTGGTCCGTCCATTCCAAATAGGTAGTTGAGTTGTTGTTCTGGGGCGAAAGTCCAAGAGTAGCTGCCCTTagaaatggagagagtattcttcgATTATAAACATAcgatgatcattccctaaattagccaatatgagactttcatcatccaacactcaTGTCCACTGATTAAGAGGATggttatgaatttataaaataatgaatatatttacattagttttaaaatttttgtaatttcaaataattattattttgacctttttgaacaaaaatcTATGAGAAAAGTGGGGATCTATTTGTAAATTTACGTTTAGGCCATAAATAGGAAGAAGTGGNTAatatttatcttctttttgcttCCTTGGTCAAACATTATGATCTCTTTtagttttccatttttttatagactatattattttatttttatttttattacaaatatttgattattttttttacaaaaaacttaatactaaataatttcttactaataattaaattctcaaaatttaataaataggaCTGAAATATGAATTCAATatctcttattttaaaatttaataattataaattaaaaatagtaaatgtAACGCATCATATCCACAACCATCCACAAAcagccagtagatattgttctctttgaactttccctttcgtatttcccctcaaagctttaagaCGCATCTTCTCGGGAAagattccacacccttctaaatggtggtttgttctactctccaaccaatgtgggacatcacaattcactccccaTCGAGACccgcactctttccttccttcaatTGTTGTGGGATCACCCCCAAGTCCACTTcactttggggccagcgtccttactggcacaccgcctcatgtctacccccttcggggaacaacgagaaagCTGACAtgtcgtctggtgtctggctctgataccattgtaaTGCTCCCGAggttaaattttcaaataaattttattaaaaaacatatatttttgataaaattataaaataaatatattattttattattattattattattttgggttgaaagtaagaaacaaaatccatGCCTTCCCACATGTGACTCTGcattctctctctactttAACCTTCTCTCTGTCTGTGCCTCAAAGTAAGAGAAAGGGTAGTTTTTTTCAAAGACAaccccattttttaaaatacattttttattttttattttttattttttattttttattttttaaaaaataaagaaaaaaaaggattatattataaattgttGGGGGcgttttgtttggtttggatatgtttgtttgttgctGACATTTTGACAGCCAAAAAAGCAGACGACTTATTTATTTGCCTTTGCTTTGACATAACCTTCTCCTCGTTCACggaatctctctctctcaaaaatcccattttcatttccttttatttctttatttctttattcttctttgtgGCTTCCAAGTCAAAACGCCAAGAATCTTTAAGGCCACGAGCGATCCAAGTGTCGATAGAGCTGCCTAATTCCTGTTAAATGAATAGGACCCtcgatatgatattgtccactttaagtatTAGCTCTCTGGACTTTCCCAAAAAGCTTCATTccggagatagtattcttgattataaactcatgattattctctaaattagcctcAAACTTtgtacataaaaaaaaaaaaaataactctacttttgtaataaaaaaaagtaagaaaaaatctattaatattagttttagactttaataaacatttcaaGACATCTTtaggataaaataaaagattaatatctaaaataatgTTTTCGATCTAACGATCTTATGGGTTTTTTAGTTCTGAATGAAATGTAAAtgataacattttaattttaataagaattGAGTTTTGTCAAGTTGATTTTCAATCTAAACATTAGGGTGCGTTTTTagtttcaaataaaatgacaaggttaatattgtaattttaaaaaaaattgagatatCTTCAGTGTTTTATCACGTTGGCTTTTGATTCAACATTTccataaatttgaagtttgaaacGAAATGTAAAGGGTAATATtgtaattctaaaaataattaaaaagaaaaagccgTAAATTGcgtttgttttggtttttagtTGGGAGTAAGTTTGATGGCATTGGCATATTGGtatgaaaacaaaagagaagaaaagcagagATTTGGATGCCCCCTACGCTCAGTCCTATGTACTACTTTCACACACTCCGCTTGTCAACCCACCTTCAGCGCCTTCGGCTGCTTTGGCTTGGCCCCCCCtcttccctttccctttccctttccctttctcttttcctttccctttccctcgTGTATCATTATTCTATATTCTAAAGTTCttcttttggaattttatgTCACTACTTATCTTAGGGTCTTCGTGGGTGCGAGTTGAAAtcggaaaaaaaattgaaaagagaaatgTTCGAGTTGTTTTGTCAACCGATCTTATTCAGTTTGGTTCGTTGAGAATGTATTAGGTTTTTTGTCAAATTTGTTGGAAATGAGCATTGGATAAGTCAACGAAAGCAAACGTGCATGATCTAACTTGTAAGATGGTATTTTGTACGTTACTCTATCGAACTATGCTCAAATTAAGACTGAATGTCCATAATCTTTTCACTGTTAGATAAACACAgttctccacaatggtatgatattatccagcatggagagagtattccttgattataaacacgtgatcattccctaaattagccgatgtgggactttcatcatccaacaccacccctcgaacaaagtatgtctccccttaatcgatgctcaactcctttttcttttaaagtgttagtcattttttactatgcctttgaggaggctcgactccttttctttcggagtcctttgttcgacatttgaggatttaccaatctattgcaCGTTTAGGGcatggttctgataccatattagatgaacacgactctccacaatggtatgatattgtcgactttgagcataaactcttatggctttgctttgagcttatgctcaaagtggacaatatcataccattttggagagtcgtgttcatctaacattcACTAATCAACGTGAAACTAACAAGTTACGAAGGCTATAGAACGAGGGAAGGGAGAAAAGAGAGGTCATTCTCATTAGAAATGAGTTTAAATTTCTGTAAGAAAAAACTAAGAACCTAATCTCTATTGAACTCTAAAACAAGTTATCCAAATAATCTATTAAGAACTAATCCTATTGCATAAGAATTTTGGGAATCCATACTTTGGTATGTTTACAGGCTTTCACATTGTGTAATTGACGCCGAGATCTCTGCTAATACTGAAACCTCAGAAAAAAAATCCCAGCTCAAACCTCATTTTAAGGATGTCTGGGTGATTGGGAGACATGAATGAGCGAGCGGTGGCAGCGAGACAATCTCTACGACTTAACATTGCCCATCAACTCGGGTCGTTCCGCTTGCATCTTCGAACTTATAGCCGAGACAGAGCGATCCCAGATTTATCTTGTGTGTTTCAGCTGCAGATGTCTCGTTGAATGAATGgttatattttgattatttgcAGCCAGTTGTTTACTGGTTTGGTCCAAGAGAGGAAGAACAGTTTCATCTCCATGTATTGCCTTGACACGAACATTGACGTCTTGTACTAGAAGAACTCGTAACCGTATCTGTATCTTCTGAATCGAATCTTGCAGTTCCGACGTTGTCACAGAAACATCCAGAAACCTCCATAGGAATAGTTGAGTGACTAGGATCAAAGGTTTGTTATTCAACAATAAAGGAGAACTCTAAATATCCGTTGGAACAGATCGACTTGTTCCGACGTCACTAACCGTATCCCTTACAGCTTGAGCGGTTACTCCGAAAGCTGACCTACGAGTAACCCCATTCGAAGTAGGTAACTCAAGTGTATCTCCACCCATATCTTCATAAGAGAGTCGCATGGTTTGTGGCTGAATGTCAGGGGACCTGGAAAAATTATCAGAATGCATCAAACCATTTGTCGACTCGGAATCAGACGAACAAACGCCATTCGCAGTTTCTAGTTCAGCACTTTCAACTCGCCCATTCACGCAAAAATCCGTTTCTACGTTCTCTTTTTGTAGCTGACCGTTCCCCATAGATTCAACGGTTTGAAGGCTTGAAGATCGCGGGCGAACTCTGCAAAAAAAATCAGTAAATGGGATGGTTAGACATGCCTACTCCATCAAGAACATGATGAACAAGAGAGTTCATGTGAGAgcttatatattatttttcaccCATATGCAAAGTCAATGAAACAATAACTCAATCCTGAAGAGAGAAATATACCTAGAGTACAAAAGCATGTAAGCTCCCTGAGATAGCACCTCGTCTAAATCAACTTTAAAAACCTGAACGTAAGTGGCATCCaagaaagttaaaatatattaggCTCGGACGACATATAATATATTCTGATGAGATGTTAAACGATACAAAAGAACCAGTATCAAAGCTCGTGCATTACATCAACAAGATACACCCTACCAACCTGAGCATGATTGAACtaattaagacatatataCTCATCATCCTCGAAGTTAGGGATTCAAATCCTCCATATGTTGTTGAACACAAAACAAGGATACATTCCAGATGGAGTCAGAGTTCAAAACAGAACTATAGATTGAATAAACTCCAGCTTTAACGACGAGGACTCACAATGCCACCATTATCCAGTTCCAGTAACCAAAGGTATAAGATTTGTAAATAATGAGGATtacaatgtgagatcccacgtcgattggggaggaaaacgaagcattctttataagagtgtggaaacctctccctagcagaggtgttttaaaaactttgaggggaaatctgaaagggaaagtacaaagaggacaatatctgctaacggtgggcttgggctgttggATATTAATTTCACTTAGTGCCTCGTAAGATTAGTAGCTCATATTCACACGTCTAGGTCAACTAAGCATTGCCCGGCATCTcgtataaaaaatttaacaggTGCAAATAATTTGCCTACCCTAACCAGGAATTCCTTCAAGTACAGGTGTTGGCAATTTGAACAGAAACCACAATATTTTGGCAGACATACAGCATGTGGGCaacaatgaaatcaaatttaaaatataattccaGCAACGATAACAGGCACACGAAGATATAATCTCGAATGGTTACGTGTTTATGTGCGTAACAGAGTATAGATACAAATTCATTAGTATTAATATTTGTGCAGTGCAAACAAGCATTTGTTGTGTACAAgtagaaagagagaaagggacTAACCTTACAATCATCGATCCTGTACCAATTTCCAACAAAGTCCTTAACGTAGCAGATATAATGACCgaaaaacgaagcattcaGCATATCGACGTGAACAATTACTGCATAAAGCCTGTACACATCTGCACGATCTCCCGCTTCACTCATATATGGACTAAGGTCTAAAGTCTCTGGAAATGTTACTTTCTTGTTGAGTTTCCCAAACCTCCCACTCTGCAAAATTGTTCCAACAGAAGCTCAAGGGAAGGGGGaaattttcataaagaaaACACGGTGCGTTTAATCAGAAGAGCGATGATATATAATGCATCTCTCTTTGAACTTCCAACAACAGAGCATTGTGTGAATAACTTGTTCTTTCGTTATCGACTAGCTGAGAAGCCTTTTTAGCGTCGCTGAAGTTCTTTCTCCGGTGTCCTCACCTCACTCGGTTTTTGTTTCCGTTCTAAAACTAATTCTTTTGTACtagagaaaaggagagaggggGGAAGAAAAAGTA
This genomic interval carries:
- the LOC111788249 gene encoding E3 ubiquitin-protein ligase AIP2, whose amino-acid sequence is MESEDSLISRLEELQKDLRKKQRFEEAVSTTISLLQDCYPTASPSLRKSFYSVICRVATVLKTRYTAPGFWCSGLKLFEVSLSLVSDPSEKQQLQANIAHAKEILHQIDNPSSPSQRTSNGGYLFEGHLTVDPEPPQPQWLVQSNLLTAAAATLFNAESSQAPVDNNNNSENTTDFLQAVIENLENAVDGFMDLETVSGPPKVPPASKEVVEKLPVITITEEVLAKLGRDVQCAICRENLAVDDKMQELPCKHTFHPPCLKPWLDEHNSCPICRHELPTDDHKYESWKEREKEAEEERKGAANAVRGGEYMYI
- the LOC111788195 gene encoding F-box only protein 13-like, whose product is MELGDAYGDLGVEMTRKRKRDDEGNLLSSFSLDDLNQDILERVLSRLPTSAFFRLSSVCKRWKSVAASSSFKYACSDVSARDPWFFMVDPHLDRSIVFDSTEKSWKKLNYPHVLQSRHHNLMPVAASGGLICFRNSSGNFIVSNPLTGSCSELPPVELDQKNQYLHAIVMSSDRDGCKGSYKLILVHGQLPKLRFKVYRSTTGCWDDNVTLSRKVDDSIEFNFNDDTVVYFLSRTGNVVSTNMQRSPSKQYSSVIVNKNGEDLIYFISSSGTIMACNLNKRCFVEYPRLLPVFSEYSIDVVECRGEMLVVMLSEFLETASLRVWRYDEDARTWHQIAALPPAMSHEWYGKKIDINCVGAGDQILICMNSNELYTYLLCDLVKNQWTELPKCNMNGEAVEFMSAFSFEPRIEARV